Proteins co-encoded in one Pyxidicoccus xibeiensis genomic window:
- a CDS encoding protein kinase domain-containing protein, translating to MSGTTLPLAPETRTLGKYEVLCRLSTGGMAEIFLASQRGLAGFRKLVVLKQILPDIRGEEEFVRMFLDEAKVTAAFNHPHIAQVYDLDIADGELFLSMEFVPGATLVEVARACRQAHHPIPLGYSLMAVRDTAVALHYAHTFTDPLGHPSPVIHRDVAEKNIMVTYEGVTKLLDFGIAKSLARASRTAVGMVKGTSGYMSPEQIMGEPLDARSDLFSLGVVLHECLTGMRLFYAKQAEAMMNAVLKCDVTPPSRTNKLVPPELDAIVMRALARRREDRYATTLEFARALERAVGPLIWHPEQSSELMRRLFSDRREQTRQLLASGQAADTTNELSVARVLAMGSEASVAVPTVKPPAQGKPVTPPHGSPSPRRATTGVPTPPPSAASDEGPLRKPGVQGPPQKRVATRPPSGEGPRPPAEARTPPPPPSEPAQESAARTQPNRSALQSQDPSFRTTQPSTQQLSQELLARAGSRAASDAEEAPRGEPRPRTGRSTLEGMRTVAPPETAARTAAEESRVRGPRTNDHLRITAPLPPPSERDLQTAMMRPPSDPERDLQTAMVRTPVAPDRDAQGARASASSSERDAQQGRGSASSVDRDVQQGRGSASSSEREAQMGRGSASSAERDAQPARTSTPPPAERDLQTAMVRMPSAERDAQPARTSTPPPAERDLQTAMVRMPSAERDAQPARTSTPPSEREPRAAIPRTSTPATERDSQKPAPRPQRPPPEHPDETLSVTPPHTPRRGGTSRRRPPLPPSVFTESEARTQPVLASIPEDDEDLGDDDAENTQGGRRQRRNRVWGALAGVLLLVGVGAGAVLLGLDGGLISSRLGPGLARFSLRPKPGTPAPAPVNTEPVAAVAAGPGEGPPANPGPVAAATDTAESKAGPPTDSLRPAAEPPGTAPSNPEPTARADAPSDESETATADAESPAAAEASAASSKKSRTVAKRAQPATKKSRTTEGAAAGSAAEGSSEGTPAVEPGFLTLVTEPSAKVFVGGRELGATPLFKVKLPSGKHALKLVDGEGKAMRLSVDIKPGETTAVRTPLAMLSDQ from the coding sequence ATGAGTGGAACGACGCTGCCCCTGGCGCCCGAGACGCGGACGCTGGGCAAGTATGAGGTGCTCTGCCGCCTGTCCACGGGCGGGATGGCGGAGATCTTCCTCGCGTCGCAGCGCGGGCTCGCGGGCTTTCGCAAGCTGGTGGTGCTGAAGCAGATTCTGCCGGACATCCGCGGGGAGGAAGAGTTCGTCCGGATGTTCCTGGACGAGGCCAAGGTGACGGCCGCGTTCAACCACCCGCACATCGCCCAGGTGTACGACCTGGACATCGCCGACGGCGAGCTGTTCCTGTCCATGGAGTTCGTGCCGGGCGCCACGCTGGTGGAGGTGGCGCGCGCGTGCCGGCAGGCCCACCACCCCATCCCGCTGGGCTACAGCCTGATGGCGGTGCGTGACACCGCCGTGGCGCTCCACTACGCGCACACCTTCACGGACCCGCTGGGTCACCCCTCCCCCGTCATCCACCGTGACGTGGCGGAGAAGAACATCATGGTGACGTACGAGGGCGTCACCAAGCTGCTCGACTTCGGCATCGCCAAGAGCCTGGCCCGCGCCAGCCGCACCGCGGTGGGCATGGTGAAGGGCACCAGCGGGTACATGTCGCCCGAGCAGATCATGGGTGAGCCGCTGGACGCGCGCAGTGACTTGTTCAGCCTGGGCGTGGTGCTGCACGAGTGCCTCACCGGCATGCGGTTGTTCTACGCGAAGCAGGCCGAGGCGATGATGAACGCGGTGCTGAAGTGCGACGTGACGCCGCCTTCGCGCACCAACAAGCTGGTGCCGCCGGAGCTGGACGCCATCGTGATGCGCGCGCTCGCGCGGCGGCGCGAGGACCGGTACGCCACGACGCTGGAGTTCGCCCGCGCCCTGGAGCGCGCGGTGGGCCCGCTCATCTGGCACCCGGAGCAGAGCAGCGAGCTGATGCGCCGCCTCTTCTCCGACCGGCGCGAGCAGACGCGGCAGCTGCTGGCGAGCGGACAGGCCGCGGACACGACGAACGAGCTGAGCGTGGCGCGGGTGCTGGCCATGGGCTCGGAGGCTTCGGTGGCGGTGCCCACGGTGAAGCCGCCCGCGCAGGGCAAGCCCGTCACGCCGCCTCATGGCTCGCCTTCGCCCCGGCGTGCGACGACCGGCGTCCCCACGCCTCCGCCGTCTGCCGCATCCGACGAAGGCCCTCTGCGCAAGCCCGGGGTGCAGGGTCCACCGCAGAAGCGCGTGGCCACGCGGCCCCCGTCTGGTGAGGGTCCTCGTCCGCCAGCGGAGGCCAGGACTCCTCCGCCGCCTCCTTCCGAGCCAGCGCAGGAGAGCGCTGCTCGCACGCAGCCGAACCGCTCCGCGCTCCAGTCCCAGGACCCGAGCTTCCGCACGACGCAGCCCTCCACGCAGCAGCTCTCCCAGGAGCTGCTCGCGCGCGCGGGCTCGCGCGCGGCGTCGGATGCCGAGGAGGCGCCGAGGGGCGAGCCACGGCCCCGCACTGGCCGCAGCACCCTGGAGGGCATGCGCACCGTGGCTCCGCCGGAGACGGCCGCTCGCACCGCCGCGGAGGAGTCGCGTGTCCGGGGTCCGCGCACGAACGACCATCTGCGCATCACCGCGCCCCTGCCGCCTCCCTCAGAGCGGGACCTGCAGACGGCGATGATGCGCCCGCCGTCGGACCCGGAGCGCGACCTGCAGACCGCGATGGTCCGGACACCGGTTGCTCCGGACCGTGACGCGCAGGGAGCTCGCGCGTCCGCGTCTTCTTCGGAGCGGGATGCGCAGCAGGGCCGGGGCTCCGCATCTTCTGTGGACCGTGACGTGCAGCAGGGCCGAGGCTCCGCGTCTTCTTCGGAGCGTGAGGCCCAGATGGGCCGAGGCTCAGCGTCCTCTGCGGAGCGCGACGCGCAGCCGGCCCGGACCTCCACGCCTCCTCCCGCCGAGCGGGATTTGCAGACGGCCATGGTCCGGATGCCATCCGCCGAGCGCGACGCGCAGCCGGCCCGGACCTCCACGCCTCCTCCCGCCGAGCGGGATTTGCAGACGGCCATGGTCCGGATGCCGTCCGCCGAGCGCGACGCGCAGCCGGCCCGGACCTCCACGCCTCCTTCCGAGCGCGAGCCGCGCGCGGCGATACCCCGGACGTCCACGCCTGCCACCGAGCGGGACTCGCAGAAGCCAGCACCCCGCCCGCAGCGGCCTCCCCCGGAGCATCCGGACGAAACCCTCTCCGTGACGCCGCCCCACACGCCTCGCCGGGGTGGCACGAGCCGGCGCCGGCCGCCGCTGCCCCCGTCCGTCTTCACCGAGTCCGAAGCCCGGACCCAGCCCGTGCTCGCCTCCATCCCCGAAGATGACGAGGACCTCGGAGACGACGACGCCGAGAACACCCAGGGCGGCCGCCGTCAGCGCCGGAACCGGGTGTGGGGCGCCCTCGCGGGAGTCCTGCTGCTCGTGGGCGTGGGCGCCGGAGCGGTGCTGCTCGGACTGGATGGAGGCCTCATCTCCTCGCGGCTGGGCCCCGGGCTCGCACGGTTCAGCCTGCGCCCGAAGCCCGGTACTCCTGCCCCCGCTCCCGTGAACACCGAGCCCGTGGCCGCGGTGGCCGCCGGCCCCGGCGAGGGCCCTCCGGCCAACCCCGGCCCGGTGGCAGCTGCCACCGACACGGCGGAGTCCAAGGCAGGCCCCCCCACGGACTCGCTGCGTCCGGCGGCGGAGCCTCCTGGCACCGCGCCCTCGAATCCAGAGCCCACAGCGCGCGCCGACGCTCCGTCGGATGAGTCGGAGACCGCTACCGCTGACGCAGAGTCCCCAGCGGCCGCGGAGGCGAGCGCCGCCTCCAGCAAGAAATCTCGTACCGTCGCCAAGCGTGCCCAGCCCGCCACCAAGAAGTCCCGCACTACCGAGGGAGCCGCCGCCGGGAGTGCAGCGGAAGGCAGCTCGGAGGGCACTCCGGCAGTCGAGCCCGGCTTCCTCACCCTGGTCACCGAGCCCTCCGCCAAGGTGTTCGTCGGCGGCCGGGAGCTCGGTGCCACGCCCCTCTTCAAGGTGAAGCTCCCCTCCGGGAAGCACGCCCTGAAGCTGGTGGACGGCGAGGGAAAGGCGATGAGGCTGTCCGTGGACATCAAGCCCGGGGAGACCACCGCCGTGCGGACCCCCCTGGCGATGCTGTCCGACCAGTAG
- a CDS encoding head GIN domain-containing protein — protein MKTARLSLLVSALSLSACAQAQAQVQEPRKEDTASSQQGEVRDVPDFDSVSVSHGIKAEVKVGPKSVRLEGPADLLARVKMKVKDGILTTEIEREGLFNNFRGSKVRLYVSNPKVEGVSASGGSHVEAEATDTDEFDADASGGAIVSVRGVDARKVDAEASGGSRVTLSGRARELDAEASGGAVVRALEVSGVKTLEAEASGGSRVEADVSDSVTGDASGGSVIQLVRRPGKSDVDTSGGSKLTYDKD, from the coding sequence ATGAAGACTGCCCGCCTCTCCCTTCTCGTCTCCGCCCTCTCGCTGTCCGCCTGCGCCCAGGCCCAGGCCCAGGTTCAGGAGCCACGTAAGGAGGACACCGCCTCGTCGCAGCAGGGCGAGGTCCGTGACGTCCCCGACTTCGACAGCGTGTCGGTCAGCCACGGCATCAAGGCCGAGGTGAAGGTCGGTCCCAAGTCCGTACGCCTCGAGGGGCCGGCGGACCTGCTGGCCCGCGTGAAGATGAAGGTGAAGGACGGCATCCTCACCACCGAAATCGAGCGCGAGGGCCTCTTCAACAACTTCCGCGGCAGCAAGGTGCGCCTCTACGTCTCCAACCCCAAGGTGGAAGGCGTGAGCGCCAGCGGCGGCAGCCACGTCGAAGCCGAGGCCACCGACACGGATGAGTTCGACGCCGATGCGAGCGGCGGCGCCATCGTCTCCGTCCGTGGCGTGGACGCGCGCAAGGTGGATGCCGAGGCCAGCGGCGGCTCGCGCGTGACGCTGTCCGGCCGCGCCCGGGAGCTGGACGCCGAGGCCAGCGGTGGCGCCGTGGTGCGCGCCCTGGAGGTCAGCGGCGTGAAGACGCTGGAGGCCGAGGCCAGCGGTGGCTCGCGCGTGGAAGCCGACGTCTCCGACAGCGTCACCGGGGACGCGTCCGGCGGCAGCGTCATCCAGCTGGTACGCCGCCCGGGCAAGAGCGACGTGGACACCAGCGGCGGCTCCAAGCTTACCTACGACAAGGACTGA
- a CDS encoding alkaline phosphatase D family protein gives MALAFPVHPVTVGPIVGFTTDTSVRLWGRGEPPRPAAGRYCYGIAQVLKAGSTTPEHATYFKLRAEDDFTGSVDFAGLEAAHAHAYRMGYFFSDVEQHLLVPPTGLDLQGATAGAFRTARPPGSKELSFVFGSCRHPGPSEEELVGLGNRGDRIFGTILEQAERMPTDLLLMVGDQVYADVRRDVRTFEEYCATYRQAFTQPFLRKLMAKVPTYMTMDDHELVDNWSMDKLVDPALSNEERWANRVRFLAAIEAYRAYQVVHGPALERRDVEGLTNTLTRYWYDFQVGPARFFVLDTRTERYHSARPPQLLGPPQVDALKHWLVKDPGGLKFVVSSVPFFPDVKLAGLAAVERKDKWAGFLHQRQHLLDFIRDNGVRRVVFLSGDIHASLWSELRCTSRPDFRLYSIISSAFAAPAFVPPEFMYEQSGILDGQSDYVIARHGGYVQLSNFTRVTWEEPELRVQVFERKGALLQDARLRLDA, from the coding sequence ATGGCGCTCGCGTTTCCCGTCCACCCGGTGACGGTAGGACCCATCGTCGGCTTCACCACCGACACGTCCGTGCGGCTCTGGGGGCGCGGTGAGCCTCCTCGCCCGGCAGCCGGGCGGTACTGCTACGGCATCGCCCAGGTGCTGAAGGCGGGCTCCACCACCCCCGAGCACGCCACCTACTTCAAGCTGCGCGCCGAGGACGACTTCACCGGCAGTGTCGACTTCGCGGGCCTCGAGGCCGCGCATGCCCATGCGTACCGCATGGGCTACTTCTTCTCGGACGTGGAGCAGCACCTGCTGGTGCCGCCGACGGGGCTGGACCTCCAGGGGGCCACGGCCGGTGCCTTCCGCACCGCGCGGCCGCCGGGCAGCAAGGAGCTGTCCTTCGTCTTCGGCTCGTGCCGCCACCCGGGCCCGTCCGAGGAGGAGCTGGTCGGCCTGGGCAACCGCGGCGACCGCATCTTCGGCACCATCCTGGAGCAGGCCGAGCGCATGCCCACGGACCTGCTCCTCATGGTGGGGGACCAGGTCTACGCCGACGTGCGGCGCGACGTGCGCACCTTCGAGGAGTACTGCGCCACGTACCGCCAGGCCTTCACCCAGCCTTTCTTGAGGAAGCTGATGGCGAAGGTGCCCACGTACATGACGATGGACGACCACGAGCTCGTGGACAACTGGTCCATGGACAAGCTGGTGGACCCGGCGCTGAGCAACGAGGAGCGCTGGGCGAACCGGGTGCGCTTCCTCGCGGCGATTGAAGCGTACCGCGCCTACCAGGTGGTGCACGGGCCGGCGCTGGAGCGGCGGGACGTGGAGGGACTCACCAACACGCTGACGCGCTACTGGTACGACTTCCAGGTGGGGCCCGCGCGCTTCTTCGTCCTGGACACGCGCACGGAGCGCTACCACAGCGCGCGGCCGCCGCAGCTGCTCGGCCCGCCGCAGGTGGACGCGCTGAAGCACTGGCTGGTGAAGGACCCGGGCGGGCTGAAGTTCGTGGTGTCCTCGGTGCCCTTCTTCCCGGACGTGAAGCTGGCGGGCCTGGCGGCGGTGGAGCGCAAGGACAAGTGGGCGGGCTTCCTGCACCAGCGCCAGCACCTGCTGGACTTCATCCGCGACAACGGCGTGCGCCGCGTGGTGTTCCTCTCCGGAGACATCCACGCGTCGCTGTGGAGCGAGCTGCGCTGCACGTCACGGCCGGACTTCCGCCTCTACTCCATCATCTCCTCGGCCTTCGCCGCGCCGGCCTTCGTCCCGCCGGAGTTCATGTACGAGCAGTCCGGCATCCTCGACGGGCAGTCGGACTACGTCATCGCCCGGCACGGCGGCTACGTGCAGCTGAGCAACTTCACCCGGGTGACGTGGGAGGAGCCGGAGCTGCGCGTGCAGGTGTTCGAGCGCAAGGGCGCGCTCCTCCAGGACGCACGGCTCCGGCTGGACGCATGA
- a CDS encoding aldo/keto reductase, protein MTRTLGANGPAVSALGLGLAALGRPGYITLGHGSDLGGDRSEAALERRAHAVLDAAYAAGIHYFDAARSYGRAESFLASWLAARGLGPGQVTVGSKWGYTYTAGWQVHAEHHEVKDHSLATFQRQLEESRALLGPHLALYQVHSATFESGVLEDAAVLSALARLREQRVVVGLSLSGASQAEVLRRALEVRVDGVALFSCVQATWNLLERSAGPALEEAHAAGWGVIVKEAVANGRLTSRDTGPELRPLRELAAEQGVTPDALALAAVLARPWASVVLSGASTVEQLRDNVAARSVTWSAQLESRLHGLVEEPRAYWAKRSSLPWN, encoded by the coding sequence ATGACTCGGACCCTCGGTGCCAACGGGCCTGCCGTCTCCGCGCTGGGCCTGGGCCTCGCCGCGCTCGGCAGGCCGGGCTACATCACCCTCGGCCATGGCTCGGACCTGGGTGGGGACCGCTCCGAAGCCGCCCTGGAGCGTCGGGCCCATGCGGTGCTGGATGCCGCGTATGCGGCGGGAATCCACTACTTCGACGCGGCGCGCTCCTATGGCCGCGCGGAGTCCTTCCTCGCCTCGTGGCTCGCCGCGCGTGGGCTCGGCCCGGGACAGGTCACCGTGGGCTCCAAGTGGGGCTACACGTACACCGCCGGCTGGCAGGTCCACGCCGAGCACCACGAGGTGAAGGACCACTCCCTCGCCACCTTCCAGCGCCAGCTCGAGGAGAGCCGCGCGCTGCTCGGGCCCCACCTGGCGCTGTATCAAGTCCACTCCGCCACCTTCGAGAGCGGCGTGCTGGAGGACGCGGCCGTCCTCTCCGCGCTGGCCCGGCTGCGGGAGCAGCGCGTCGTCGTGGGACTGTCGCTCAGCGGAGCCTCCCAGGCGGAGGTGCTGCGGCGCGCGCTGGAGGTGCGCGTGGACGGCGTCGCGCTGTTCTCCTGCGTGCAGGCCACGTGGAACCTGCTGGAGCGCTCCGCCGGGCCCGCGCTCGAGGAGGCCCATGCCGCCGGCTGGGGCGTCATCGTCAAGGAGGCTGTCGCCAATGGCCGGCTCACCTCGCGCGACACGGGCCCGGAGCTGCGCCCCCTGCGCGAGCTGGCCGCAGAGCAGGGCGTGACACCCGACGCGCTCGCGCTGGCCGCGGTGCTCGCGCGGCCGTGGGCCTCCGTCGTGCTCAGCGGCGCATCCACCGTGGAGCAACTCCGCGACAACGTGGCCGCGCGCTCCGTGACGTGGAGCGCGCAGTTGGAGTCACGGCTTCACGGCCTGGTGGAGGAGCCCCGCGCGTACTGGGCGAAGCGCTCCTCCCTGCCGTGGAACTGA
- a CDS encoding aldo/keto reductase, translating to MNYRQLGRTGLYVSELCFGAMTFGGEGFWKVVGTQGQAEADRLVGRSLDAGINFFDTANVYSNGASEQLLGKALGAKRSNVILATKVRGRMGPGVNDVGLSRGHIMDSVHASLKRLGTDYIDLYQIHGYDPVTPLDETLRALDDLVHQGKVRYLGASNLAAWQLMKSLGISEHKGLARFESLQAYYTIAGRDLERELVPLMKDQQLGLMVWSPLAGGFLSGKYRRDAKGPEGARRAEFDFPPVNKERAYDVIDVMDGVAKEHGVSVARVALAWLLHQPHVTTLIIGAKTEQQLEDNLACTTLKLTPEQLAKLDAASKLPAEYPGWMLERQADGRVPTPK from the coding sequence ATGAACTACCGGCAGCTGGGTCGCACTGGCCTGTATGTCTCGGAGCTGTGCTTCGGCGCCATGACGTTCGGCGGCGAGGGTTTCTGGAAGGTGGTCGGTACGCAGGGCCAGGCGGAGGCGGACCGGCTCGTGGGTCGCTCCCTCGACGCGGGCATCAACTTCTTCGACACCGCCAACGTCTACTCCAACGGTGCCTCCGAGCAGCTGCTCGGCAAGGCCCTGGGCGCGAAGCGCTCCAACGTCATCCTCGCCACCAAGGTCCGCGGCCGCATGGGCCCGGGCGTCAATGACGTGGGCCTGTCGCGTGGCCACATCATGGACTCGGTACACGCGAGCCTGAAGCGGCTGGGCACCGACTACATCGACCTGTACCAGATTCACGGCTACGACCCCGTGACGCCGCTGGACGAGACGCTGCGCGCGCTCGATGACCTCGTCCACCAGGGCAAGGTGCGCTACCTGGGCGCGTCCAACCTGGCCGCGTGGCAGCTCATGAAGTCGCTGGGCATCAGCGAGCACAAGGGCCTGGCCCGCTTCGAGTCCCTGCAGGCCTACTACACGATTGCCGGACGGGATTTGGAGCGCGAGCTGGTGCCGCTGATGAAGGACCAGCAGCTGGGCCTCATGGTGTGGAGCCCGCTGGCCGGTGGCTTCCTGAGCGGCAAGTACCGCCGCGACGCGAAGGGGCCCGAGGGCGCCCGCCGCGCCGAGTTCGACTTCCCACCCGTCAACAAGGAGCGCGCCTATGACGTCATCGACGTCATGGACGGCGTGGCGAAGGAGCACGGCGTCTCCGTGGCGCGCGTGGCGCTCGCGTGGCTGCTGCACCAGCCGCATGTGACGACGCTCATCATCGGCGCGAAGACGGAGCAGCAGCTGGAGGACAACCTGGCCTGCACCACGCTCAAGCTGACGCCCGAGCAGCTCGCGAAGCTGGACGCCGCCTCGAAGCTCCCGGCCGAGTACCCGGGTTGGATGCTCGAGCGGCAGGCCGACGGTCGCGTGCCCACGCCGAAATAG
- a CDS encoding DUF429 domain-containing protein, with protein sequence MRFVGWDLTDPYSRQCRAVDVAQVDARGRVRFSELRWPAPSRDGGFDPGVLAAAFPVGTQDVLVVDGPHALARTGATVRESERLLRAPGRTPDVLPVPGPPFAGFVRGSVLLFAALRARGGLPLLDVDAAALGEARLFEAFPGATWRALAVEKLGAKASREGREQRRAVLEAEGLRFAEGELPTHDQLDAALCAWLGWLTRKAPERVAAVGAAPLTVDASGWLREGRILDLRSTQEQVARPRRMLSELLVL encoded by the coding sequence GTGCGTTTCGTGGGCTGGGACTTGACGGACCCGTACTCGCGGCAGTGTCGCGCGGTCGACGTGGCGCAGGTGGATGCGCGCGGACGGGTGCGCTTCTCGGAGCTGCGGTGGCCGGCGCCGTCACGGGACGGTGGCTTCGACCCGGGCGTGCTGGCGGCGGCGTTTCCCGTGGGCACCCAGGACGTGCTCGTCGTGGATGGGCCTCACGCGCTGGCCCGGACGGGTGCGACGGTGCGCGAGTCGGAGCGGCTGCTGCGGGCACCCGGGAGGACACCGGACGTACTGCCGGTACCGGGCCCTCCCTTCGCCGGCTTCGTGAGGGGCAGCGTGCTGCTGTTCGCGGCGCTGCGGGCCCGGGGTGGACTGCCCCTGCTGGACGTGGACGCGGCGGCGCTCGGCGAGGCCCGCCTCTTCGAGGCCTTTCCGGGCGCGACGTGGCGCGCGCTGGCTGTGGAGAAGTTGGGGGCAAAAGCCTCACGTGAGGGACGCGAGCAGCGGCGCGCGGTGCTGGAGGCTGAGGGGCTGCGCTTCGCAGAGGGAGAGCTGCCCACGCATGACCAGCTCGACGCGGCGCTGTGCGCGTGGCTCGGGTGGCTCACGAGGAAGGCCCCGGAGCGCGTGGCCGCCGTGGGGGCGGCGCCGCTCACGGTGGATGCGTCGGGCTGGCTGCGTGAGGGGCGCATCCTGGACCTGCGCTCTACCCAAGAGCAGGTAGCACGACCCCGGCGAATGCTGAGCGAACTGCTGGTACTTTGA
- a CDS encoding SRPBCC family protein, producing MTAAFFLLLAIGLLGAFDVLYFHIWRGRLQERAECQREVLWHTVRHLIYGLQFLWVPHLRFHGVALGLLAVLYAADVFVAWADVWEERDSRAPQGGLPRGEYFMHVVLSVLVGLYLMSIFHAVWPDRLLPTGIRVDPPAVPAALRTLMTLMGMVALASFARDLVRWFAFRRVPSAGLPKQPPPRRIVVEALIPAPIERVWERTQDPDLHTAWDVRFTSIRYLPEQDARGFHLMDYRTHLGFGVEVRGWGRYLANTPLVRSTFEFGSDDVRSLILEGRGVWLYERRLEGTFFKTVFDYQTRHGVVGELLDAVLFRPVMRLGTEWGFETLRRWCAGEEGAPARGRSRWRFALFFLARVLGRAPAPGSARSWLGSGNERREQGAASSCGELVEVSP from the coding sequence ATGACCGCCGCCTTCTTCCTGCTCCTCGCCATCGGCCTGCTGGGCGCCTTCGACGTGCTGTACTTCCACATCTGGCGCGGCCGGCTCCAGGAGCGCGCCGAGTGCCAGCGCGAGGTGCTCTGGCACACCGTGCGTCACCTCATCTACGGACTCCAGTTCCTGTGGGTGCCGCACCTGCGCTTCCACGGCGTGGCCCTGGGACTGCTCGCCGTGCTCTACGCGGCGGATGTCTTCGTCGCCTGGGCCGACGTCTGGGAGGAGCGGGACAGCCGTGCTCCCCAGGGGGGACTGCCGCGCGGTGAGTACTTCATGCACGTGGTGCTCAGCGTGCTCGTCGGGCTGTACCTCATGTCCATCTTCCACGCCGTGTGGCCGGACCGGCTCCTGCCCACGGGCATCCGCGTGGACCCTCCCGCTGTCCCCGCCGCGCTCCGCACGCTGATGACCTTGATGGGCATGGTGGCGCTCGCGTCCTTTGCCAGGGACCTGGTGCGGTGGTTCGCCTTCCGCCGCGTCCCCTCGGCCGGGCTTCCGAAGCAGCCTCCGCCCCGCCGTATCGTCGTGGAGGCCCTCATCCCCGCCCCCATCGAGCGCGTCTGGGAGCGCACGCAGGACCCCGACCTGCACACCGCCTGGGACGTGCGCTTCACCTCCATCCGCTACCTGCCCGAGCAGGATGCTCGCGGCTTCCACCTCATGGACTACCGCACGCACCTGGGGTTCGGAGTCGAAGTCAGGGGCTGGGGCCGCTACCTCGCGAACACGCCCCTGGTGCGCTCCACCTTCGAGTTCGGCTCGGATGACGTGCGCAGCCTCATCCTCGAGGGCCGCGGCGTCTGGCTCTACGAGCGCCGACTGGAGGGCACCTTCTTCAAGACGGTCTTCGACTACCAGACGCGGCATGGAGTGGTGGGCGAGCTGCTCGACGCGGTGCTGTTCCGCCCCGTCATGCGGCTGGGCACCGAGTGGGGTTTCGAGACGCTGCGCCGCTGGTGCGCGGGGGAGGAGGGCGCTCCGGCGCGGGGCCGCTCGCGGTGGCGCTTCGCCCTGTTCTTCCTCGCGCGAGTGCTGGGCAGGGCGCCGGCTCCGGGCTCGGCGCGGAGCTGGCTCGGGTCCGGAAATGAGCGCCGTGAGCAGGGCGCGGCGTCCTCCTGTGGAGAACTTGTGGAGGTGTCGCCATGA
- a CDS encoding DUF4166 domain-containing protein — MSNGLGVHETFEVHAALLSALGSSTEQQRAHDVAADPTSVELSEARKWLPGEAAEVELRAFVLRQRESRRSVTLLADFYREHPCRMARVHLLVASAVALGRFWGVSAPFARLGQAVLPVDDAGRPRTPEWASYARACAEGLPWEIRDERWIEAHMRDATQAREAGLEAAFLAEARAHEGEPLWCLLVQHLEMTLGSRFFDQPALAGAVPAEAAIAHGMAVTLRRLLRAGWSLLQHYAFATARAVLAPCWPRLTGLVDERRAAWLLLSSFVTAWAAAGVYRRGVRALHRGQRVGPGEAWPLLAATLGEDVSQVDPRVVRFYSNPAAWAVRTSAELHTRSARVIAWVATRLLGQGVSEHGARAFPSRFRTFRRADGSMHFVRELYCDGVLRVFDSDFVVRQGRLYEVFVEHGMEVELRVRVLEDGGVSLRGQRVRWRGLPVPLFGLCVEFRTLPAADSSERVDIIGTLAPGTREAPPLGRIHYEAWRDTPTQADA, encoded by the coding sequence ATGAGCAACGGACTGGGTGTCCATGAAACCTTCGAGGTCCATGCGGCGCTTCTGAGTGCACTCGGGTCTTCCACGGAGCAGCAGCGAGCACACGACGTCGCGGCGGACCCCACCTCCGTCGAACTCTCCGAGGCCCGGAAGTGGCTGCCCGGTGAGGCCGCCGAGGTGGAGCTTCGCGCCTTCGTCCTCCGCCAGCGCGAGTCCCGGCGCAGTGTGACGCTGCTCGCGGACTTCTACCGGGAGCACCCGTGCCGCATGGCCCGGGTCCACCTGCTCGTCGCGAGCGCCGTGGCCCTGGGCCGCTTCTGGGGCGTGTCGGCGCCGTTCGCCCGGCTGGGCCAGGCCGTACTTCCCGTGGACGACGCGGGCAGGCCTCGCACTCCGGAGTGGGCTTCCTACGCGCGGGCCTGTGCGGAGGGCCTTCCCTGGGAGATTCGCGACGAGCGGTGGATTGAAGCCCACATGCGGGATGCCACCCAGGCGCGGGAGGCCGGGCTGGAAGCGGCGTTCCTCGCGGAGGCACGGGCCCATGAGGGTGAGCCGCTATGGTGCCTGCTCGTGCAGCACCTGGAGATGACGCTCGGCTCGCGCTTCTTCGACCAGCCCGCGCTCGCGGGGGCCGTGCCGGCGGAGGCGGCCATCGCCCACGGCATGGCCGTGACGCTGAGACGGCTGCTGCGCGCCGGGTGGAGCCTCCTCCAGCACTATGCCTTCGCCACCGCTCGCGCCGTGCTCGCCCCGTGCTGGCCCCGGCTCACGGGGCTCGTGGACGAGCGGCGTGCGGCGTGGCTGCTGCTCTCCAGCTTCGTCACGGCGTGGGCCGCCGCGGGTGTCTATCGTCGAGGCGTGCGCGCCCTCCACCGTGGGCAGCGCGTGGGCCCCGGGGAGGCGTGGCCCCTGCTCGCGGCCACGCTCGGCGAGGACGTGTCCCAGGTGGACCCGCGCGTCGTCCGCTTCTACAGCAACCCGGCCGCCTGGGCCGTGCGTACCTCGGCGGAGCTGCACACCCGCTCGGCGCGCGTGATTGCATGGGTGGCCACGCGGCTGCTCGGCCAGGGTGTCTCCGAGCACGGCGCCCGGGCCTTCCCCTCCCGCTTCCGAACCTTCCGTCGGGCGGACGGCTCCATGCACTTCGTCCGCGAGCTGTACTGCGACGGGGTGCTGCGCGTGTTCGACTCGGACTTCGTCGTGCGACAGGGGCGGCTCTACGAGGTCTTCGTCGAGCACGGCATGGAGGTGGAGCTTCGAGTCCGCGTGCTGGAGGACGGCGGCGTGTCCCTGCGCGGCCAACGCGTGCGCTGGCGCGGGCTGCCCGTGCCCCTCTTCGGCCTGTGCGTCGAGTTCCGCACCCTGCCCGCTGCGGACAGCTCCGAGCGCGTGGACATCATCGGCACGCTGGCGCCCGGGACGCGGGAGGCGCCCCCACTGGGACGCATCCACTATGAGGCCTGGCGCGACACGCCGACGCAGGCGGACGCCTGA